A genomic stretch from Candidatus Hydrogenisulfobacillus filiaventi includes:
- the yhdF gene encoding putative NAD(P)-dependent dehydrogenase (Evidence 3 : Putative function from multiple computational evidences; PubMedId : 10482513, 18643936; Product type e : enzyme) — protein MSRTQTLPPQHQDRQPGRQEPMHPQPRTEDPAYKAAGKLQGKVALITGGDSGIGRAVAVAFAREGAEVAFVYLDEEHDAGQARAAIAAHGREALAMAGDVGDADFCRRAVDRVLERFGHLDILVNNAGEQHLRNRIEDISPDQLYRTFSTNFFGLFFLTQAAVPRLRPGAAIINTASVTAYLGSPSLLDYSASKGAVVAFTRSLALQLVSRGIRVNAVAPGPIWTPLIPSTFPAEEVSRFGADTPMGRPGQPEEVAPAYVFLASDDASYITGQVLHVNGGQVLNG, from the coding sequence ATGAGCCGCACACAGACCCTGCCGCCGCAGCATCAGGACCGCCAGCCGGGACGGCAGGAGCCCATGCATCCCCAGCCCCGTACCGAGGACCCGGCCTACAAGGCGGCCGGCAAGCTGCAGGGCAAGGTGGCCCTCATCACCGGCGGCGACAGCGGGATCGGGCGGGCGGTGGCCGTGGCCTTCGCCCGGGAAGGGGCGGAGGTGGCCTTCGTCTATCTGGATGAGGAGCACGATGCCGGGCAGGCCCGGGCAGCCATCGCCGCCCACGGCCGGGAGGCCCTGGCCATGGCGGGGGATGTCGGCGACGCCGACTTCTGCCGGCGGGCGGTGGACCGGGTGCTGGAGCGTTTCGGCCATCTCGACATCCTGGTCAACAATGCCGGCGAGCAGCATCTCCGAAACCGCATCGAGGACATCAGCCCGGACCAGCTGTACCGCACCTTCAGCACCAATTTCTTCGGCCTCTTCTTCCTCACCCAGGCCGCAGTGCCCCGCCTGCGCCCCGGCGCCGCCATCATCAACACCGCCTCCGTCACCGCCTATCTGGGCAGCCCCAGCCTCCTCGACTACAGCGCCAGCAAGGGGGCGGTGGTGGCCTTCACCCGCTCCCTGGCCCTGCAGCTGGTGAGCCGCGGGATCCGGGTCAACGCGGTGGCGCCGGGGCCGATCTGGACCCCGCTCATTCCCTCCACCTTCCCGGCGGAGGAGGTGAGCCGGTTCGGGGCGGATACCCCCATGGGCCGTCCCGGCCAGCCGGAGGAGGTGGCCCCGGCCTATGTCTTCCTGGCCTCCGATGATGCCTCCTACATCACCGGGCAGGTGCTGCACGTCAACGGCGGCCAGGTCCTGAACGGCTGA